In Triticum aestivum cultivar Chinese Spring chromosome 5B, IWGSC CS RefSeq v2.1, whole genome shotgun sequence, the following proteins share a genomic window:
- the LOC123116491 gene encoding probable auxin efflux carrier component 5b, with the protein MIRWGDVYKVVAAMAPIYFALGLGYGSVRWWKLFTPDQCDAVNRLVAYFAVPFFALDFAARMDPYALNYRVLAADALSKLAVALALAAWAAASTHCCRGGGKRGGELASSWCITGFSLATLTNTLVVGVPLLDAMYGGWARDLVVQISVVQIIVYFPLLLLAFEARRAWGGGPGKPGAEAALASDGDVEDGGAEDSRQRQPVWPLVRAVWLKVARNPNVYAGMLGVAWSCITNRWHIETPSIIEGSVLIMSRTGLGLCMFSMGQFMALQERVVACGAQLTAVGMALRFLVGPAATAAGAVALGLHGDVLRVTIIQAALPQAITTFVFAREYGLHADVLSTAVIFGTLMSLPVLIVYYIALPFIE; encoded by the exons ATGATAAGGTGGGGGGACGTGTACAAGGTGGTGGCCGCCATGGCGCCAATCTACTTCGCCCTGGGACTCGGGTACGGCTCCGTGCGGTGGTGGAAGCTCTTCACGCCGGACCAGTGTGACGCTGTGAACCGCCTCGTGGCCTACTTCGCGGTTCCTTTCTTCGCGCTCGACTTCGCCGCGCGCATGGACCCATACGCGCTCAACTACCGCGTCCTCGCCGCCGACGCGCTCTCCAAGCTCGCCGTCGCGCTGGCTCTCGCAGCCTGGGCCGCCGCGTCCACTCACTGCTGCCGCGGTGGCGGCAAGCGCGGCGGGGAACTGGCCTCATCGTGGTGCATCACCGGCTTCTCGCTGGCGACGCTGACCAACACGCTCGTCGTGGGCGTGCCGCTGCTGGACGCCATGTACGGCGGGTGGGCGCGCGACCTCGTCGTGCAAATATCGGTGGTGCAGATCATCGTCTACTTCCCGCTCCTCCTGTTGGCATTCGAGGCGAGGCGTGCCTGGGGTGGTGGCCCCGGGAAGCCGGGCGCCGAAGCGGCTTTAGCGAGCGACGGCGACGtagaggacggcggcgcggaggatTCGAGGCAGCGCCAGCCGGTGTGGCCGTTGGTGAGAGCGGTGTGGCTCAAGGTGGCGCGGAATCCCAACGTGTACGCGGGCATGCTTGGCGTCGCGTGGTCGTGCATCACAAACAG GTGGCACATCGAGACGCCAAGCATCATCGAGGGCTCCGTGCTGATCATGTCCAGGACCGGGCTTGGACTCTGCATGTTTAGCATGG GCCAGTTCATGGCGCTTCAGGAGAGGGTCGTCGCATGCGGGGCCCAACTGACCGCCGTGGGCATGGCGCTGCGGTTCCTTGTCGGCCCGGCCGCCACGGCTGCCGGAGCCGTCGCTCTGGGGCTCCATGGAGACGTCCTGCGTGTTACCATCATTCAG GCTGCACTTCCTCAAGCCATTACCACGTTCGTGTTCGCGAGGGAGTATGGCCTACACGCTGATGTACTCAGCACCGC GGTTATATTCGGGACGTTGATGTCGCTGCCCGTGTTAATCGTATACTACATCGCTCTGCCCTTCATAGAATAA